In Arsenicicoccus sp. oral taxon 190, the following are encoded in one genomic region:
- a CDS encoding ATP-dependent DNA ligase gives MRTMLATPTRVVPPGDGWAHEVKWDGMRILADRSPTGLRLRARSGADATARFPELGGLASAGPDLLLDGEVIALQGGVPSFAALSERIHVADPRAAQVLSEARPVTYMVFDLLRVGGQVLIDQPWSVRRSLLERLDLESFGGGGVAWKVPGTYDDGELLLDVTRRQGLEGVVSKRRSSTYQPGTRSADWLKLPHRATVSVVVGGWRPETSGRDRVGALLVGTPTADGSGRLELDGRVGAGLAGRAGDALRPLLDERACETSPFATEVPREDATGARWVRPTLVVDVQSLGRSGGGRLRQPAYVGVRTDLTPADLAAQEVTDG, from the coding sequence ATGCGCACGATGCTCGCCACCCCCACCCGCGTGGTTCCCCCGGGTGACGGGTGGGCGCACGAGGTCAAGTGGGACGGCATGCGCATCCTCGCCGACCGCTCCCCGACGGGGCTGCGGCTCCGGGCCCGGTCGGGGGCCGACGCCACCGCACGGTTCCCCGAGCTGGGGGGTCTCGCGAGCGCCGGCCCGGACCTGCTGCTGGACGGCGAGGTGATCGCGCTGCAGGGCGGGGTGCCCTCCTTCGCCGCGCTCAGCGAACGCATCCACGTCGCGGATCCCCGTGCCGCGCAGGTGCTCTCGGAGGCGCGGCCGGTGACCTATATGGTCTTCGACCTGCTGCGCGTCGGCGGCCAGGTGCTGATCGACCAGCCCTGGTCGGTGCGGCGCTCGCTGCTGGAGCGGCTGGACCTGGAGTCCTTCGGCGGTGGTGGCGTCGCCTGGAAGGTCCCCGGCACGTATGACGACGGCGAGCTGCTCCTCGACGTCACCCGCCGCCAGGGGCTCGAGGGGGTGGTGTCCAAGCGCCGGTCGTCGACCTACCAGCCCGGCACTCGCAGCGCCGACTGGCTCAAGCTGCCGCACCGCGCGACCGTCTCGGTGGTGGTGGGCGGCTGGCGCCCCGAGACGTCCGGGCGCGACCGCGTCGGGGCGCTGCTGGTCGGGACGCCCACCGCCGACGGGTCGGGGCGGCTCGAGCTGGACGGCCGCGTGGGGGCCGGTCTCGCGGGTCGCGCCGGGGACGCGCTGCGGCCGCTGCTCGACGAACGTGCCTGCGAGACCTCGCCGTTCGCGACGGAGGTGCCCCGCGAGGACGCCACCGGAGCCCGGTGGGTCCGGCCGACGCTGGTCGTCGACGTGCAGTCCCTGGGGCGGTCGGGAGGGGGGCGGTTGCGGCAGCCGGCATACGTCGGGGTGCGCACCGACCTGACGCCCGCGGACCTGGCGGCGCAGGAGGTGACCGATGGCTGA
- the ku gene encoding non-homologous end joining protein Ku → MRAIWRGAVSFGLVTVPVRLYTATENHDLQFHQVRKSDGSRIKYKKVAAADGEEVPYSEIAKGYESPDGKMVMLTDEDLASLDSKSSKEISVEKFVPAGQIDPLLLDKSYYLEPDKSAVKPYALLREALRSTDRMAVTTVAVRTRLSMAVLRVKDDVIVLQTMLWPDEIRKPSFDVLDDIPEPSEREVKMADLLIESMVDDFEPNDYEDDYHAAVQALVERKLAGGDVTTAPKAKGDDEGGDVVDLLAALQRSVDRAKAARGEGALGDSQDEAGTDETADEPADEAADDDKPAAKKSAAKSTAKKTTAKKTAAKSTAKRQTKKAG, encoded by the coding sequence ATGCGAGCGATCTGGAGGGGCGCGGTGTCCTTCGGGCTGGTGACCGTGCCGGTGCGGCTCTACACCGCGACCGAGAACCACGACCTGCAGTTCCACCAGGTGCGCAAGAGCGACGGCTCGCGGATCAAGTACAAGAAAGTCGCGGCGGCGGACGGCGAGGAGGTGCCCTACTCGGAGATCGCCAAGGGTTACGAGTCGCCCGACGGCAAGATGGTGATGCTCACCGACGAGGACCTCGCGAGCCTGGACTCCAAGAGCTCCAAGGAGATCTCGGTCGAGAAGTTCGTGCCCGCCGGGCAGATCGACCCGCTCCTGCTCGACAAGTCCTACTACCTCGAGCCGGACAAGAGCGCCGTCAAGCCCTACGCGCTGCTGCGGGAGGCGCTGCGCTCCACGGACCGTATGGCGGTGACCACCGTCGCCGTCCGCACCCGGCTGTCCATGGCGGTGCTGCGGGTCAAGGACGACGTGATCGTGCTGCAGACCATGTTGTGGCCGGACGAGATCCGCAAGCCGTCGTTCGACGTGCTGGACGACATCCCGGAGCCCAGCGAGCGCGAGGTCAAGATGGCCGACCTGCTCATCGAGTCGATGGTGGACGACTTCGAGCCCAACGACTACGAGGACGACTACCACGCCGCCGTGCAGGCCCTGGTGGAGCGCAAGCTGGCCGGTGGCGACGTCACGACCGCGCCCAAGGCCAAGGGCGACGACGAGGGCGGCGACGTGGTGGATCTGCTTGCGGCGCTGCAGCGCTCGGTCGACCGGGCCAAGGCGGCGCGGGGCGAGGGCGCGTTGGGCGACTCGCAGGACGAGGCCGGCACGGACGAGACGGCGGACGAGCCGGCGGACGAGGCAGCGGACGACGACAAGCCGGCCGCCAAGAAGTCCGCCGCGAAGTCGACCGCGAAGAAGACGACCGCCAAGAAGACCGCGGCCAAGTCGACCGCCAAGCGACAGACCAAGAAGGCCGGCTGA
- a CDS encoding Fpg/Nei family DNA glycosylase, whose product MPEGHTIHALARRLNRAYADLPVRITSPQGRFAESAALLDGTRFVRAQAAGKNLFVELEQDRWLHVHLGLIGNFAVTPVGDGIRPDDVPVQGEVRLRVSSAEHVADLRGPMVCALVTPDEVASVIGRLGPDPLRPDADPEQAWDRISRSRKTIAELLLDQAVVAGVGNVYRCEVLWRHRLDPRRPGRELRRASWDLIWADLVRLLPLGVAFGQILTLEDQVVDAEARVAAGEVPPELTGRALGTTYPREFATYKRTGEPCLRCASRIRSEKLGGRELYWCGRCQRRR is encoded by the coding sequence GTGCCGGAGGGACACACGATCCACGCGCTCGCGCGGCGCCTCAACCGGGCGTATGCCGACCTGCCCGTCCGCATCACCTCCCCGCAGGGGCGGTTCGCGGAGTCGGCGGCGCTGCTGGACGGCACCCGTTTCGTGCGGGCGCAGGCGGCCGGCAAGAACCTCTTCGTCGAGCTGGAGCAGGACCGCTGGCTGCACGTCCACCTCGGCCTCATCGGCAACTTCGCGGTGACCCCGGTGGGTGACGGCATACGGCCTGATGACGTGCCCGTGCAGGGGGAGGTGCGGCTGCGGGTCAGCTCGGCCGAGCACGTGGCGGACCTGCGCGGGCCGATGGTGTGCGCGCTGGTGACGCCGGACGAGGTCGCGTCCGTGATCGGTCGCCTGGGTCCGGACCCGCTGCGGCCGGACGCCGACCCGGAGCAGGCGTGGGACCGGATCTCTCGGTCCCGCAAGACGATCGCCGAGCTGCTGCTCGACCAGGCGGTGGTCGCGGGGGTCGGCAACGTCTATCGCTGCGAGGTGCTGTGGCGGCACCGGCTCGACCCGCGCCGGCCCGGCCGGGAGCTGCGGCGCGCCTCCTGGGACCTGATCTGGGCCGATCTGGTGCGGCTGCTGCCGCTCGGGGTGGCGTTCGGCCAGATCCTCACCCTCGAGGACCAGGTGGTCGACGCCGAGGCGCGGGTGGCGGCCGGGGAGGTGCCGCCCGAGCTGACCGGGCGGGCGCTCGGGACGACCTACCCGCGGGAGTTCGCGACGTACAAGCGCACCGGGGAGCCGTGCCTGCGGTGCGCGTCCCGGATCCGCTCGGAGAAGCTGGGCGGCCGCGAGCTCTACTGGTGCGGCCGGTGCCAGCGCCGACGGTGA
- a CDS encoding alpha/beta hydrolase-fold protein, translated as MDRRQLLGLMTGATAVGALAACTDDKGPSPATTSPSVVPSSTEGVQYVDGAFASKHLKGAQAPWLVLYPPGHPPGSRIPVLVTLHGTGGDQSTPWALRWPQTSRQLQAEGLPAFACAGIKGGDTWWHPRSDGTDSAALITDEFVAVLKGLGLDVSRPAVYGYSMGGVGALYLGATVGKERVSSVVAASTPFIPSFEQSQGAYDSAQDFAQHDIRALWPRLEGIPVRVDIGDRDPFLQCNWDFLPRARPVPEFHLTPGGHDADYWGSVALDQLRFVARGFRA; from the coding sequence ATGGACCGTCGCCAGCTGCTGGGCCTGATGACGGGTGCGACGGCCGTGGGGGCACTGGCCGCCTGCACCGATGATAAAGGGCCCTCCCCCGCCACGACGAGCCCCTCGGTGGTGCCGTCCAGCACCGAGGGTGTGCAGTATGTCGACGGCGCCTTCGCGTCCAAGCACCTCAAGGGTGCTCAGGCGCCGTGGCTCGTGCTGTATCCCCCGGGGCACCCGCCCGGCAGCCGGATCCCGGTCCTGGTGACGCTGCACGGGACGGGCGGCGACCAGAGCACGCCGTGGGCGCTGCGCTGGCCGCAGACGTCCCGCCAGCTGCAGGCCGAGGGCCTGCCCGCCTTCGCGTGCGCGGGGATCAAGGGCGGGGACACGTGGTGGCATCCCCGCAGCGACGGCACCGACAGCGCCGCCCTGATCACCGACGAGTTCGTCGCCGTGCTCAAGGGGCTCGGGCTGGACGTGTCACGGCCCGCGGTCTACGGCTACTCCATGGGCGGGGTGGGGGCCCTCTACCTCGGCGCGACCGTAGGGAAAGAGCGGGTGTCCTCCGTCGTGGCCGCCAGCACCCCGTTCATCCCGTCGTTCGAGCAGAGCCAGGGCGCCTACGACTCGGCCCAGGACTTCGCGCAGCACGACATCCGAGCCCTGTGGCCGCGGCTCGAGGGGATCCCGGTGCGCGTCGACATCGGCGACCGGGACCCCTTCCTGCAGTGCAACTGGGACTTCCTGCCGCGGGCGCGGCCCGTCCCGGAGTTCCACCTCACGCCCGGTGGCCACGACGCCGACTACTGGGGGTCGGTGGCTCTGGACCAGCTGAGGTTCGTGGCGCGCGGCTTCCGGGCCTAG
- a CDS encoding ElyC/SanA/YdcF family protein, which yields MALVVVILFPRHDPVGRSDAIVVLGPSVDERITQAELLMQQGVAGTLVVSAHPADIGRVPAVCSQQKAYPVVCFDPDPSTTQGEARAVAGLARERGWTSLQVITFDPQVERARLILGRCFPGRISMLEHNEGYDLPLMLAYQSAGWAKALLSPGC from the coding sequence GTGGCCCTGGTCGTCGTCATCCTGTTCCCGCGCCACGACCCCGTGGGCCGGTCGGACGCCATCGTCGTGCTCGGGCCATCTGTCGACGAGCGCATCACGCAGGCCGAGCTGCTCATGCAGCAGGGCGTCGCCGGGACGTTGGTGGTCTCCGCTCACCCCGCTGACATCGGGCGTGTCCCCGCCGTGTGCTCGCAGCAGAAGGCCTACCCCGTGGTGTGCTTCGACCCCGACCCCTCCACGACCCAGGGCGAGGCCAGGGCGGTGGCCGGCCTGGCGCGGGAGCGGGGCTGGACCTCACTGCAGGTCATCACCTTCGACCCGCAGGTCGAGCGAGCCAGGCTGATCCTCGGACGGTGCTTCCCCGGTCGCATCTCGATGCTGGAGCACAACGAGGGCTACGACCTGCCCCTCATGCTCGCCTACCAGAGCGCGGGATGGGCCAAGGCCCTGCTCTCACCCGGGTGCTGA
- a CDS encoding serine aminopeptidase domain-containing protein, whose protein sequence is MDTMSTVGEPTWIGRPGRALAGWVEMPSSRRARGVVILAPTMGREGVSSYRSLRALAVRLAERGFASVRFDWRGDGNSASAEGADVVAGWVEDLDVVHDEVLRIAGELPVHLVALRLGASIAHRWGRPVSGRTILWEPISGRAYLRLHQKLRVLGTDIPVMPQESGTELSGSFFTPAQVQHLKGLAAPKPAARLQDRASLRVEEDRDTAEHLYFAAPRYARIPYAAIDAIIDDLEEASPTASPLAAWHGVSTTAFTVDDAAVTETFVRVGPHALHAIETRPTGEVLQACAFTSAGGEPLDGPTGLWTQAARRAAARGALCLRSERRGLGVHLDPAVPVEPNPYTLAAVEDAAASIQHLRSRTDRPVVAVGLCVGAWLFLRACATAAPDRILAFDNIVWQPDPRFVERYFKEPLLRRFLTESPGVGDDADEGIRAPGARTRIKEALKRGREVSRRRPLPVRRVLARRGLAEYPYELLSLAPRTTRIDLQFGAAAARHFDDVHGQESLARLRAEGRPIDVAQWDDLDHALLAETARRRSLESVVRAVTGP, encoded by the coding sequence ATGGACACGATGTCGACCGTGGGGGAGCCGACCTGGATCGGTCGGCCGGGTCGGGCGTTGGCCGGGTGGGTGGAGATGCCGTCGTCGCGACGAGCGCGGGGGGTGGTGATCCTGGCCCCCACCATGGGGCGAGAAGGGGTGTCGTCCTACAGGTCGCTGCGTGCGCTGGCGGTGCGTCTCGCCGAGCGTGGGTTCGCCAGCGTGCGTTTCGACTGGCGCGGAGACGGCAACTCGGCGTCGGCCGAGGGGGCCGACGTCGTCGCCGGCTGGGTCGAGGACCTAGATGTCGTGCACGACGAGGTGCTGCGGATCGCGGGGGAGCTGCCGGTGCACCTGGTGGCGTTGCGTCTGGGCGCGTCGATCGCGCACCGCTGGGGTCGGCCTGTCTCGGGACGCACGATCCTGTGGGAGCCCATCTCGGGACGCGCCTACCTCCGCCTTCACCAGAAGCTGCGGGTGCTCGGCACCGACATCCCGGTGATGCCCCAGGAGTCCGGGACCGAGCTGAGCGGGTCCTTCTTCACCCCCGCCCAGGTGCAGCACCTCAAGGGTCTGGCAGCGCCGAAGCCTGCTGCGAGGCTGCAGGACCGAGCCTCCCTGCGTGTCGAGGAGGACCGCGACACCGCTGAGCACCTCTACTTCGCCGCCCCTCGGTACGCCCGGATCCCCTACGCCGCCATCGACGCCATCATCGATGACCTCGAGGAGGCGTCCCCGACGGCGTCGCCGCTCGCGGCCTGGCACGGCGTGTCCACCACGGCCTTCACCGTGGACGATGCGGCCGTCACCGAGACCTTCGTCCGGGTCGGTCCTCATGCGCTGCACGCGATCGAGACCCGGCCGACGGGTGAGGTCCTGCAGGCGTGCGCCTTCACGAGTGCCGGCGGCGAGCCCCTGGACGGTCCCACAGGGCTGTGGACCCAGGCTGCTCGCCGTGCCGCCGCCCGAGGGGCCCTCTGCCTCAGGTCCGAGAGGCGCGGTCTGGGGGTGCACCTGGATCCGGCCGTGCCCGTCGAGCCCAACCCGTACACCCTCGCAGCGGTCGAGGACGCCGCCGCGTCGATCCAGCACCTCCGCTCGCGTACCGACCGTCCCGTCGTGGCCGTCGGCCTGTGCGTCGGAGCCTGGCTCTTCCTGCGGGCCTGCGCGACAGCCGCCCCCGATCGGATCCTGGCGTTCGACAACATCGTCTGGCAGCCCGACCCCCGGTTCGTGGAGCGCTACTTCAAGGAGCCGTTGCTCCGCAGATTCCTGACCGAGAGCCCGGGCGTGGGTGATGACGCGGACGAGGGGATCCGAGCGCCGGGCGCCAGGACGCGGATCAAGGAGGCGCTCAAGCGGGGCCGGGAGGTCTCCCGCCGGCGTCCGCTGCCGGTGCGCCGGGTGCTGGCGCGTCGTGGCCTGGCCGAGTACCCCTACGAGCTCCTGTCCCTGGCGCCCCGGACGACCCGGATCGATCTGCAGTTCGGGGCAGCCGCGGCGCGCCACTTCGACGACGTCCACGGACAGGAGTCGTTGGCTCGACTCCGCGCGGAGGGCCGACCGATCGACGTGGCGCAGTGGGACGACCTCGACCATGCCCTGCTCGCGGAGACCGCGAGACGCCGGTCGCTGGAGTCCGTCGTGCGCGCGGTCACCGGACCGTGA
- a CDS encoding right-handed parallel beta-helix repeat-containing protein, with translation MNHDEIRKGRRLMWRRPAVLVTAALAAVAAVIVALVGHRDAAPSPAVPSTRVSAAASTAAGRIVDGRSVGLLADGRVIDGGVLTTALQQAARRAPATLLLPQGALRLRLDRPVTVPSGVTVRGAGSDLTTLAVQPPDTELGPLFLLTGDRPALADLSLARTGAAPAVLVGIGSSSAASLAQVRLDCARNRWSSACHGIQLVAAKGETIRGLRIDASAVQQADYALFQTSGGQGTVRDLVVSGSRFSDNHASDLELNAPAGVMQDVQILDNDFSSNRSRGELSGWGVGLAHVSGAIVSDNRFRGYSMSGVHVEDRSVDVVVRGNTFVDVGTRPLAYQSDVIVLSGSTRVRVEANTFRHTTPPGTTSTAVWVGHGGAGWPADVVVQDNLDVGGGGRPVVGDYGVERLLSKNNRSQG, from the coding sequence ATGAACCACGACGAGATCAGAAAAGGGAGACGACTTATGTGGCGCCGACCTGCCGTGCTGGTCACGGCGGCACTGGCTGCAGTGGCTGCCGTGATCGTCGCCCTCGTCGGCCACCGTGACGCGGCACCTTCTCCCGCGGTCCCGAGCACCCGGGTGTCCGCCGCGGCATCGACCGCAGCCGGGCGCATCGTCGACGGCAGGTCGGTGGGCCTGCTCGCCGACGGCCGCGTCATCGACGGAGGTGTGCTCACGACGGCGCTGCAGCAGGCCGCCCGGCGCGCCCCGGCCACGCTGCTGCTGCCTCAAGGAGCACTGCGTCTTCGTCTGGACCGCCCCGTGACGGTCCCGTCGGGCGTCACCGTGCGGGGGGCCGGCAGTGATCTCACCACCCTCGCCGTGCAGCCACCCGACACCGAGCTGGGCCCGTTGTTCCTCCTGACCGGAGACCGGCCCGCTCTTGCCGATCTCAGCCTGGCGCGGACCGGGGCTGCTCCGGCCGTCCTCGTCGGGATCGGCTCGTCGAGCGCGGCGTCCCTGGCCCAAGTCAGGCTCGACTGCGCGAGGAACCGCTGGTCCTCGGCCTGCCACGGCATCCAGCTCGTGGCGGCCAAGGGCGAGACCATACGTGGGCTTCGCATCGACGCGAGTGCCGTGCAGCAGGCCGACTACGCGCTGTTCCAGACCTCAGGGGGCCAAGGCACCGTCCGCGACCTGGTGGTGTCGGGGAGCCGCTTCTCGGACAACCATGCGTCGGACCTCGAGCTCAACGCCCCGGCCGGTGTCATGCAGGACGTGCAGATCCTCGACAACGACTTCTCCAGCAACAGGTCGCGCGGCGAGCTGTCCGGATGGGGGGTCGGCCTGGCGCACGTCAGCGGTGCCATCGTCTCGGACAACCGGTTCCGGGGATATTCCATGAGCGGGGTGCACGTCGAGGACCGTTCGGTCGACGTCGTGGTGCGCGGCAACACCTTCGTGGACGTGGGCACCCGTCCGCTGGCCTATCAGAGCGACGTGATCGTCCTGTCGGGCAGCACCCGGGTTCGCGTGGAGGCCAACACCTTTCGGCACACCACTCCGCCCGGGACCACGTCGACGGCGGTCTGGGTGGGCCACGGCGGCGCAGGGTGGCCCGCCGACGTCGTGGTCCAGGACAACCTCGACGTCGGCGGTGGTGGCCGCCCGGTGGTGGGCGACTACGGCGTCGAACGGCTCCTGAGCAAGAACAACCGATCCCAGGGTTGA